One window from the genome of Candidatus Chlorohelix allophototropha encodes:
- a CDS encoding amino acid adenylation domain-containing protein, translating into MNIERSGENISSGDKMKLLSLLLEQDGLKREEESRIVPRQGVTNPPLSLMQERLWFLEQLGGLGATYNIPAIARLTGRVSEEALAVTFQEIVRRHEVLRTTFSSESGRPVQVIHPSSGFQLEKVDLTGFPEQAREVEAWKIAKEEATRTFDLQNGSLFRVKLLRLHSQDYFLLMTMHHIVGDAWSRYVLIREITLLYRAYAGGEVSPLPEPPIQYADYAIWQRHWFSEEKHSVQLEYWRNKLQGAPSILQFPTDRPRPPIRSYRGGRVNIVFPLELQTALNNLSRQQNATIFMTLLAAFQVLLCRYSGQDDIVIGSPIANRTRLETENLIGFFVNTLVLRGNLSGNPTFLELLHRTSETALEAYAHQELPFEKLVEELHPSRDLSYQPLFQVMFVLQNAPVEPVIMPDLVIQPLSIDNNTAKFDLLLDLAETEQGLKGYLEYSSDLFDESSIKNLLEHFKILLEGIVANPNRRIGELPLLPPQEYNRQILEWNNTKESFPLDACFHHLFSEQTARSPQSIALIFENQQLTYAELEARSNQLGHYLQTLGVSAEVVVGLCVERSLEMVIGLLGILKAGGAYAPLDPAYPQHRIEIMLEDSHAPILLTQSHLQNLMPSHGAQVIYLDQDWSKIAEYPQTPPPDYCTPDNLAYVVFTSGSTGRPKGILAHHRGSLNHLLYTRRAYNISPADTILQNASLVSDASIEDLIGTLIAGCKVVLVSSSDAKDPSALVRTIDEQAVTALLATTPRFLGQLVEAAERVGYHSHSLRLIFVNGEALYHQECQAVQRVFGKQVLVVNQYGPTEGAITCSDYRVTSTNPEQGAVSLGRPISNTEFYLLDNNYQPVPLGVVGEIFIGGVGLARGYIGRPDLSAERFVPHPFSIIPGARLYRTGDLARLNPKGSFEYVGRADHQVKVRGYRVEPGEIEAALAAYSKVSQCAILAREDIPGDKRLVGYLVAKGVQPEVEELREYLKSQLPSYMIPSSFIMLDSFPLTPNGKVDRKALPAPGQFRPNLRQSYNAPRNELEEKLVSLWAEALSLEEVGIYDNFFELGGHSLLAMQLTSRISGTIGKEVSVKLLFLYPTIASMAVALANTTPAEVSGLSIVPPKQADTSHLTIERLPLLPRVLSGEIAPAQSAALSYLPSDLLKLTGLATADILQNWFEQRPILNGFMNTPAGRIALILLPIFGTDLYNDQPGLLKMIGEGVQLAGQVGAKTVSLTGLLPSATNYGRAVLESLDKSVNLPAVTTGHATTAASVVLSLKHILSESGRELPNERVVCLGLGSIGLTVLRLMLQVLPHPQELWLCDLYSRREHLKKIAHEVVNQSGFKGNIRLYESSPTVPDAIYEASLIIGASNVPGIIETTRLKAGTLLVDDSAPHCFEPEKAIRRFEQQGDILFTEGGTLKAPFAIAQQRYLPEAVEARIPPEQFEAITAYKPFNIAGCVLSSILSTDAVGLEPTIGEIRVDTALQHYKRLEELGYGAAELHCNNYELSEERVRAFRENQA; encoded by the coding sequence TTGAACATAGAGCGAAGCGGGGAAAATATTTCCTCCGGCGATAAAATGAAACTGCTCTCCTTGCTGCTTGAGCAGGATGGGCTGAAGCGGGAAGAAGAATCCCGTATTGTTCCTCGGCAGGGTGTTACTAATCCTCCTCTTTCACTCATGCAAGAGCGTCTGTGGTTTTTGGAACAACTGGGAGGCTTGGGGGCAACTTATAATATTCCGGCAATTGCACGGCTAACCGGGCGCGTATCGGAAGAAGCCTTAGCTGTTACTTTTCAGGAAATCGTTCGCCGCCACGAGGTTTTACGCACCACCTTTTCTAGTGAATCCGGCAGACCAGTACAGGTTATACACCCATCGTCCGGTTTCCAGTTGGAAAAGGTGGATTTGACCGGATTCCCTGAACAGGCACGCGAGGTGGAAGCGTGGAAAATAGCCAAAGAAGAAGCAACCCGCACATTTGATTTGCAAAACGGTTCACTTTTTAGGGTTAAACTGCTCCGTTTACACTCACAGGATTATTTTTTGCTTATGACCATGCATCATATTGTCGGCGATGCTTGGTCGCGCTACGTGCTTATCCGGGAAATCACCTTGCTCTACCGCGCTTATGCGGGAGGTGAAGTTTCACCCTTGCCAGAACCACCCATCCAGTATGCCGATTATGCAATCTGGCAAAGACATTGGTTCAGTGAAGAAAAACACAGTGTTCAGCTTGAATACTGGCGCAATAAACTTCAAGGCGCACCCTCAATTCTGCAATTTCCCACCGACCGCCCCAGACCGCCGATTCGCTCCTATCGGGGCGGTAGGGTAAATATCGTTTTTCCGTTAGAGCTACAAACTGCCTTAAATAACCTGAGCAGGCAACAAAACGCTACTATCTTCATGACTTTGCTGGCGGCTTTTCAGGTGTTGCTATGCCGTTACAGCGGGCAAGATGATATTGTAATCGGTTCGCCCATTGCCAACCGCACTCGCCTTGAAACTGAGAATCTTATAGGTTTTTTCGTGAATACGCTGGTGTTGCGTGGCAACCTGTCCGGCAACCCTACTTTTCTGGAACTGTTGCACCGCACTTCTGAAACAGCATTAGAGGCTTATGCTCATCAGGAGTTGCCCTTTGAAAAGCTAGTTGAGGAATTGCACCCTTCCCGCGATTTGAGCTATCAGCCTTTGTTTCAGGTAATGTTTGTTTTACAAAATGCCCCGGTAGAGCCTGTGATTATGCCCGATTTGGTTATCCAGCCCTTATCCATTGACAATAACACCGCTAAGTTCGATCTGCTGCTTGACCTAGCCGAAACCGAGCAAGGTTTGAAAGGTTATCTGGAATACAGTAGCGATTTGTTTGATGAATCCAGCATCAAGAATTTGCTTGAGCATTTTAAAATCTTGCTAGAAGGAATTGTAGCCAACCCAAACCGCAGAATCGGCGAATTGCCGCTCTTACCACCGCAAGAATATAATCGCCAAATTCTGGAGTGGAATAATACCAAAGAGTCTTTTCCTCTTGACGCTTGCTTTCACCACCTCTTTTCCGAGCAAACTGCCCGTTCGCCTCAAAGTATTGCGCTGATCTTTGAGAATCAGCAACTTACCTATGCCGAACTTGAAGCGCGTTCCAATCAACTTGGACACTATCTGCAAACGTTGGGAGTGAGCGCGGAGGTAGTAGTGGGGTTATGCGTGGAACGCTCTCTCGAAATGGTTATCGGGCTATTGGGTATTCTCAAAGCGGGTGGCGCGTATGCTCCGCTTGACCCTGCCTACCCTCAGCATCGTATTGAGATTATGCTGGAAGACAGCCATGCCCCAATTTTATTAACCCAAAGCCATCTTCAAAATTTGATGCCATCACATGGCGCGCAGGTTATTTATCTCGATCAGGATTGGTCTAAGATTGCAGAGTATCCGCAAACGCCTCCCCCTGATTATTGTACTCCTGATAATCTGGCTTATGTGGTTTTTACTTCCGGCTCTACCGGAAGACCCAAAGGCATATTGGCGCATCATCGCGGTTCGCTTAATCATCTGCTTTATACCCGCCGAGCGTATAATATTTCTCCAGCGGATACGATTTTACAGAATGCCTCGTTGGTTTCGGATGCCTCGATAGAAGACCTTATCGGTACGCTTATAGCTGGGTGCAAGGTGGTACTGGTTAGCTCTAGCGATGCCAAAGACCCATCCGCGCTGGTTAGAACAATTGATGAGCAAGCGGTTACAGCGTTGCTGGCAACCACTCCCCGCTTTTTAGGTCAATTGGTAGAAGCGGCAGAACGGGTTGGTTATCATAGCCACTCTTTAAGGCTCATTTTTGTAAATGGTGAAGCGCTATATCATCAGGAATGTCAGGCAGTACAGCGCGTTTTTGGCAAACAAGTTTTGGTAGTAAACCAATACGGTCCGACCGAAGGGGCTATAACCTGTAGCGATTACCGCGTGACTAGCACAAACCCAGAGCAGGGCGCGGTGTCATTGGGACGACCGATTTCAAACACCGAATTTTATCTGCTAGATAATAATTACCAGCCTGTGCCATTAGGAGTTGTAGGGGAAATTTTTATCGGTGGAGTTGGGTTAGCGCGTGGTTATATCGGGCGACCCGACCTAAGCGCAGAGCGTTTCGTGCCGCATCCCTTTAGCATAATTCCGGGAGCGCGTTTATATCGCACCGGAGATTTGGCACGTCTAAACCCGAAAGGTTCTTTTGAGTATGTAGGTCGAGCAGACCATCAAGTAAAGGTGCGAGGCTATCGGGTTGAACCGGGCGAGATAGAAGCGGCTTTAGCGGCATATTCTAAGGTTTCGCAATGTGCGATATTGGCGCGGGAGGACATACCGGGCGATAAACGCTTGGTTGGTTATCTGGTGGCAAAAGGTGTTCAACCGGAAGTTGAGGAATTAAGGGAATATTTGAAAAGTCAGCTTCCAAGTTACATGATACCTTCATCTTTTATCATGCTAGATTCTTTCCCACTTACTCCTAACGGCAAGGTTGATAGAAAAGCGTTACCTGCTCCGGGACAATTTCGCCCCAACTTGAGGCAAAGTTATAATGCCCCGCGCAATGAGTTGGAAGAAAAGTTGGTTAGCCTGTGGGCTGAGGCGTTGTCGCTAGAAGAAGTCGGTATTTACGACAATTTCTTTGAGTTGGGTGGTCACTCCCTCTTGGCAATGCAATTGACCTCTCGTATATCCGGCACAATTGGAAAAGAGGTTTCGGTAAAATTGCTGTTTTTGTACCCAACTATCGCCAGTATGGCTGTTGCTCTGGCAAATACTACTCCGGCGGAGGTAAGCGGTTTAAGTATCGTACCCCCGAAACAAGCGGATACGTCCCATCTAACTATTGAGCGGCTTCCCTTATTGCCAAGAGTTTTGAGCGGGGAAATTGCTCCGGCGCAGTCGGCGGCATTGTCATACCTACCCTCGGATTTACTAAAATTAACCGGGCTTGCCACTGCCGATATTTTACAAAATTGGTTCGAGCAGCGCCCTATCCTAAACGGATTTATGAATACCCCTGCCGGGAGGATTGCGCTCATTTTGCTGCCGATTTTTGGTACTGATTTATACAATGACCAACCGGGTTTGTTGAAAATGATAGGGGAAGGTGTTCAACTTGCCGGACAAGTAGGCGCGAAAACCGTTTCTCTAACCGGACTCCTGCCATCTGCTACTAATTATGGTCGCGCTGTGTTGGAATCATTAGATAAAAGTGTGAACTTGCCCGCCGTAACTACCGGACATGCTACGACTGCGGCTTCGGTAGTTTTATCTCTCAAGCATATTCTTTCTGAAAGCGGGCGAGAACTACCCAACGAACGGGTAGTTTGTTTGGGTCTGGGTTCAATCGGGCTTACCGTATTGCGCCTGATGTTGCAAGTGTTACCACATCCCCAAGAGCTTTGGCTTTGCGATTTATATAGCCGGAGAGAGCATTTGAAAAAAATAGCCCATGAAGTGGTAAATCAAAGTGGCTTTAAGGGAAATATCCGATTGTATGAATCTAGCCCTACCGTACCGGATGCAATATACGAAGCTTCCTTGATAATCGGCGCAAGCAACGTACCGGGCATTATAGAAACTACGCGCCTCAAAGCGGGTACGCTGCTGGTAGATGATTCTGCGCCCCATTGCTTTGAGCCTGAAAAAGCCATCCGGCGATTTGAGCAGCAAGGCGATATTCTCTTTACCGAAGGAGGGACGCTTAAAGCGCCCTTTGCAATTGCACAACAACGCTATTTGCCGGAAGCGGTAGAAGCGAGGATTCCGCCAGAGCAATTTGAGGCGATAACCGCTTATAAACCGTTCAATATTGCAGGCTGTGTTTTATCCAGTATTTTAAGTACAGACGCTGTGGGTTTAGAACCGACCATTGGCGAGATTCGAGTCGATACAGCTTTGCAACATTACAAGCGGTTGGAAGAATTAGGCTATGGCGCAGCAGAATTGCATTGCAATAATTATGAGCTTTCCGAGGAGCGGGTCAGGGCATTTCGCGAAAATCAGGCTTAA
- a CDS encoding condensation domain-containing protein: protein MSGTDNQEKLALLARLIQAEGLASSATDAIPKHNPSELIPASYSQEWVWKRCQQAPNSPFYNSAFALILEGKLNRASLEESLREIVRRHAAWRTAFSLIDGTLCQQINPEPVFELNYYDLSVVNEAEQYIETEKLAVHQAHKLFDLNCVPLIRAALLKHTDTRHVLALVVHHIIADGWSTGLFIKELAVLYPAFSNGNSSPLPELPIQYPDYTLWQRNWLQGELDKQLAYWSNQLFGLPEVQPSLAGEARPNNPDYAGKSYSLELSEDLSSALKRLSQQEGVTLFTLLLSAFAALINLYSGQEDIALGTPVANRSTVEAEALLGCFVNNLVIRADFSGNSSFKQILSLMNKVCLEAFAHQDMPFVKLVEALKPGNNASHPFFQTRFEFSNFPSRERLEIKGLRLSPLEFETGLVRFDLNLIMEERDNRLVGWLQYATALYSDAFIIRLAQNYENLLQHIVRQPELRLNELSLDLLRD from the coding sequence ATGAGTGGAACCGATAACCAAGAGAAACTAGCTTTGTTGGCACGTCTTATCCAAGCCGAAGGTTTAGCCTCCTCAGCTACCGACGCAATTCCAAAGCATAACCCTAGCGAGCTAATACCGGCATCCTATTCGCAAGAATGGGTCTGGAAGCGTTGCCAACAAGCGCCAAACAGCCCTTTCTACAATTCAGCCTTCGCACTAATTTTGGAAGGCAAGCTGAATAGAGCTTCTCTCGAAGAAAGTTTGAGAGAAATAGTACGGCGGCATGCGGCATGGCGCACCGCCTTTTCTTTAATTGATGGTACGCTTTGCCAGCAGATTAATCCTGAGCCTGTATTTGAACTTAACTATTATGATTTGTCGGTGGTAAATGAAGCAGAACAGTATATTGAAACCGAAAAGCTGGCAGTGCACCAGGCTCACAAACTCTTTGACCTTAACTGTGTTCCATTAATAAGAGCAGCCTTGCTAAAACATACGGATACTCGCCATGTGCTGGCGCTAGTAGTGCACCATATTATTGCGGACGGTTGGTCAACCGGATTGTTTATAAAGGAACTGGCGGTGTTATACCCCGCTTTTTCTAATGGAAATTCTTCGCCATTGCCGGAGTTGCCTATACAATATCCCGATTATACGCTGTGGCAACGTAACTGGTTACAAGGCGAGCTTGATAAGCAATTAGCTTATTGGAGTAATCAATTATTCGGTTTACCAGAAGTACAGCCCTCATTGGCTGGAGAAGCGAGACCAAATAACCCAGATTATGCCGGAAAGAGCTATAGCCTTGAACTTTCTGAAGACTTATCAAGCGCGCTCAAACGTCTGAGCCAACAGGAAGGGGTTACTCTTTTTACCCTTCTATTGTCAGCCTTCGCCGCGCTTATAAATCTATATAGTGGACAAGAGGATATTGCGCTTGGTACTCCGGTCGCTAACCGTAGCACAGTCGAGGCGGAAGCGTTGTTGGGTTGTTTTGTCAATAATCTGGTAATCCGGGCTGATTTTTCAGGTAATTCCAGCTTCAAACAAATATTAAGCCTTATGAATAAAGTTTGCCTAGAAGCCTTTGCTCATCAAGATATGCCCTTTGTGAAGCTAGTGGAAGCCTTGAAACCGGGTAATAATGCCAGCCATCCCTTTTTCCAAACTCGCTTTGAGTTCAGCAATTTTCCATCTCGCGAACGACTGGAAATTAAAGGGCTAAGACTAAGCCCGCTAGAATTTGAAACTGGGTTGGTGCGCTTCGATTTAAACCTGATTATGGAAGAAAGAGACAATAGGCTGGTCGGCTGGTTGCAATATGCCACAGCTTTATATTCGGATGCTTTCATAATTCGCTTGGCGCAAAATTATGAGAATTTATTACAGCATATAGTCCGCCAGCCTGAATTACGCTTGAATGAGTTATCTCTCGACCTATTACGCGATTAA
- the lysA gene encoding diaminopimelate decarboxylase — translation MPINLPNKFEYRDNHLFIDNIELGEIANKVGTPCYVYSASAICERYRQYTRAFLIAGLEAEIFYAVKACSNLEIIRLLANEGAGADVVSGGELLRAMKAGVPAHKIVFAGVGKTAKEIELGLKSGIRAFNVESEPELRLIERLAKQLSLHARISLRLNPGVDPHTHAYITTGQRGNKFGISYEQALELARYATNSPYLWLVGVQCHIGSQLHELEPISEAANRLAELAQTVERQNNCALEYLDIGGGLGVAYRLAEEQAASPEALAQLVATTLARYGRNWKILAEPGRWLVAEAGTLLTEVLFLKSDTETTFAIVDAAMNDLIRPSLYQAYHEIVPLVEPLNSDLINYDVVGPVCESGDFLAQNRALPLLEEGMKLAILSAGAYGFSMSSNYNSRPRAAEILVEGDNWRSIRARETFEDLIRAEG, via the coding sequence ATGCCAATCAATTTGCCGAATAAATTTGAATACCGCGATAACCATTTATTTATTGATAATATTGAGCTTGGCGAAATTGCTAATAAAGTGGGTACGCCCTGCTATGTTTATAGTGCATCTGCAATATGTGAGCGTTACCGTCAATATACCCGTGCTTTTCTTATAGCCGGTTTAGAAGCTGAAATTTTTTATGCGGTAAAAGCCTGTTCAAATCTTGAAATAATCCGTTTGCTTGCCAATGAAGGGGCGGGAGCAGATGTAGTATCGGGCGGGGAACTATTACGCGCCATGAAAGCGGGCGTGCCTGCCCATAAAATTGTATTTGCCGGAGTAGGTAAAACCGCAAAAGAGATTGAATTGGGCTTGAAAAGCGGTATTCGCGCCTTCAATGTCGAATCCGAACCGGAGTTAAGGCTAATTGAGCGGTTAGCCAAACAATTGAGTTTACATGCGCGAATTTCACTGCGTTTAAATCCCGGTGTCGATCCCCATACCCACGCTTATATTACAACCGGACAAAGAGGTAACAAATTTGGAATAAGCTACGAGCAGGCATTAGAATTGGCACGCTACGCTACAAATTCGCCATATCTTTGGTTGGTAGGAGTGCAATGTCACATCGGATCACAACTGCATGAACTTGAACCAATCAGCGAGGCAGCGAACCGATTGGCAGAATTAGCTCAAACGGTTGAGCGGCAAAATAATTGTGCGCTAGAATATCTCGACATCGGGGGCGGTCTGGGTGTGGCGTATAGGCTGGCAGAAGAACAGGCTGCCTCTCCTGAAGCTTTAGCGCAACTGGTGGCAACTACACTGGCAAGATACGGGCGTAATTGGAAAATACTGGCAGAACCGGGGCGTTGGTTAGTGGCAGAAGCAGGCACACTACTAACAGAAGTATTATTCCTGAAAAGCGATACCGAAACAACCTTTGCAATTGTGGACGCAGCAATGAATGATTTGATTCGTCCTTCGCTCTATCAGGCATATCATGAGATAGTGCCTTTGGTTGAGCCATTGAACAGCGACCTGATAAATTATGATGTAGTCGGACCGGTTTGCGAAAGCGGGGATTTTCTAGCTCAAAATCGGGCTTTACCGCTACTAGAAGAAGGTATGAAGCTGGCTATTCTGAGCGCTGGCGCCTATGGTTTTAGCATGTCCTCAAATTATAATAGCCGCCCTCGCGCTGCTGAAATACTGGTCGAAGGAGATAATTGGCGTAGCATCCGCGCAAGAGAAACATTTGAGGATTTGATACGCGCCGAAGGCTAA
- a CDS encoding oxidoreductase yields the protein MSQEFRAFVVNKTDAGFSAGLQEISTDQLSQGEVLIKVAYSCVNYKDGLASSESGKVARKFPMIPGVDLSGTVVESSDPNFKAGDEIIATSYDIGVAHDGGFGQYARIPAKWLVLLPKGLSLKEAMMLGTAGFTAGMAIHMLQLTGVKPESGAVLITGATGGVGSIGVNILAGLGYTVAASTGKETEHAYLKSLGASEIISRAEAAAESNRPMEKERWAGSIDNVGGTTLAYLARTTKAFGSIAACGNTGGITLNTTVFPFILRGVNLLGINSAECPMAWRREVWEKLAGEWKPAKLSEIAFDANLDELPGILEKILKAQTRGRAVISLW from the coding sequence ATGTCGCAGGAATTCAGAGCGTTTGTTGTGAACAAAACAGATGCCGGTTTTAGCGCAGGCTTGCAAGAAATATCCACCGATCAGTTGTCACAAGGGGAGGTGCTGATAAAAGTAGCTTACTCTTGTGTGAATTATAAAGATGGGCTTGCCTCTAGCGAAAGTGGCAAGGTTGCGCGTAAATTCCCGATGATTCCCGGCGTTGACCTCTCCGGTACAGTTGTAGAATCCTCAGACCCTAACTTCAAAGCGGGAGATGAAATTATCGCTACCAGCTATGATATAGGTGTAGCCCATGATGGCGGTTTTGGGCAATATGCCAGAATACCGGCAAAATGGTTGGTTCTTTTGCCAAAAGGTTTGAGCCTGAAAGAGGCAATGATGCTTGGTACTGCCGGGTTTACTGCCGGAATGGCAATTCACATGCTGCAATTGACCGGAGTAAAGCCCGAAAGTGGTGCGGTTCTGATTACAGGTGCAACGGGCGGGGTTGGTAGCATTGGGGTAAATATACTGGCAGGGCTAGGCTATACTGTAGCAGCCAGTACGGGCAAGGAAACAGAACATGCTTATTTAAAGAGTTTGGGTGCATCTGAAATTATCAGCCGCGCTGAGGCAGCGGCGGAGAGCAACCGCCCGATGGAAAAGGAACGGTGGGCAGGGAGCATTGATAATGTAGGCGGTACTACACTGGCTTACCTAGCGCGAACTACCAAAGCTTTTGGCTCAATTGCAGCTTGCGGCAATACCGGGGGTATTACACTTAACACTACCGTATTCCCTTTTATTTTGCGTGGGGTAAATTTGTTAGGTATAAACTCGGCTGAATGTCCTATGGCTTGGCGGCGTGAGGTATGGGAGAAATTAGCAGGAGAATGGAAACCTGCCAAGCTTTCCGAAATTGCTTTCGATGCTAATCTGGATGAGCTACCGGGTATCTTGGAAAAAATACTTAAAGCGCAGACCAGAGGGCGGGCAGTAATCAGCCTCTGGTAA
- a CDS encoding glycosyltransferase — protein MSRKILILTPQNPFPPDQGAPIRNYNFIKYLGATGKYNIALLTFARPEETSQSREASYIELSKYCERVEFVAHPPTRSKSRRVQSLALNPLPDLALRLASPQFQEMLNHLVIEFKPDILLCEALELAPFVRELFKNSETSHPKLVLDEHNAEYLLQKRAYESDFKTGLRHYPTALYSYIQTQRLSKYESEALHFFDAAIAVSDNDRKALLKLNPNTHIKVIPNGIDLDEYAPDRADAELPDRLVFTGSMDFRPNVDAVLWFANEIWDKIRLARPEATFFIVGRRPTPAVQALAKLPGITVTGTVPDARPFVQEAALYLVPMRMGGGVRFKVLEALAMGKAVLTTPMGADGIPVNSGKEVLIANNSQEFSAAAIRLLQNPTLRKELADNGRTFVAEHFDWHKITPLLDEILCSR, from the coding sequence ATGTCACGCAAAATTCTGATTCTAACCCCTCAAAACCCTTTCCCACCTGATCAAGGTGCGCCAATACGGAATTATAACTTTATCAAATATCTTGGTGCAACCGGTAAATATAACATCGCTTTACTTACTTTTGCCCGCCCTGAAGAAACTAGCCAAAGCCGTGAGGCATCCTACATTGAACTTTCAAAGTATTGCGAACGAGTTGAATTTGTAGCACACCCTCCGACGCGCTCAAAAAGCAGACGTGTACAAAGCCTTGCCTTGAATCCTTTGCCTGACCTAGCCCTGCGCCTGGCTTCACCCCAATTTCAAGAAATGCTCAACCACTTGGTTATAGAATTCAAGCCGGATATTTTACTGTGCGAGGCGTTGGAACTTGCGCCCTTTGTACGAGAGCTTTTCAAAAACTCGGAGACTTCGCACCCTAAACTGGTTTTGGATGAGCATAATGCCGAGTATTTATTACAGAAACGCGCTTATGAAAGCGACTTCAAAACAGGATTGCGCCATTATCCAACTGCGCTTTACAGCTATATCCAGACGCAACGCTTGAGTAAATACGAATCTGAAGCTTTGCATTTCTTTGACGCTGCAATTGCCGTGAGCGATAATGACCGCAAAGCGCTGCTCAAGCTAAATCCAAATACACATATCAAAGTGATTCCAAACGGGATAGACCTTGACGAATATGCACCAGACCGTGCCGACGCGGAGTTGCCGGATAGATTGGTCTTTACAGGTTCAATGGATTTCAGACCGAATGTGGACGCGGTGCTGTGGTTTGCTAATGAGATTTGGGACAAAATCAGGTTGGCAAGACCCGAAGCAACCTTTTTCATAGTAGGACGAAGACCAACTCCGGCAGTACAGGCGCTGGCGAAATTGCCCGGAATTACTGTAACGGGGACAGTGCCAGATGCGCGTCCCTTCGTGCAGGAGGCAGCGCTTTACCTCGTACCGATGCGAATGGGAGGCGGGGTGCGTTTTAAGGTACTAGAAGCGCTGGCAATGGGCAAAGCGGTATTGACTACGCCAATGGGGGCAGATGGCATACCTGTAAATTCTGGCAAGGAAGTGTTAATCGCAAATAATTCGCAAGAATTTAGCGCGGCAGCAATACGACTATTGCAAAACCCTACCCTGAGAAAAGAGCTTGCTGACAATGGAAGAACTTTTGTAGCCGAGCATTTCGACTGGCACAAGATTACCCCCTTATTAGATGAGATTCTATGTTCGCGCTAA
- a CDS encoding diacylglycerol kinase family protein yields the protein MKEANKPIAPLVKRATFFKSFYYAWQGISYVLRTQRNMRVHLLAGLLVIIVGYLLGITSVEWACLLTVMALVYSLEMINTVAEAIVDLYTNEYHDLAKVAKDAAAGAVLLSAFFSVGVGLVIFLPHLLHWAFGW from the coding sequence ATGAAAGAGGCAAATAAGCCTATTGCTCCCTTGGTTAAGCGTGCTACTTTTTTCAAAAGTTTTTACTATGCGTGGCAAGGTATCTCGTACGTTTTGCGGACACAGCGCAACATGCGGGTACATCTGCTGGCTGGGTTGTTAGTTATAATAGTAGGCTACCTGCTGGGAATTACATCGGTGGAGTGGGCTTGCCTTCTAACGGTTATGGCGCTGGTTTACAGCCTTGAAATGATTAATACCGTAGCCGAAGCTATTGTGGATTTGTACACTAATGAATACCACGATTTGGCAAAAGTGGCTAAGGATGCGGCTGCCGGAGCGGTGCTGTTGTCGGCTTTTTTCTCGGTTGGGGTAGGGCTGGTAATTTTCTTGCCACACCTACTACATTGGGCTTTTGGCTGGTAA
- the ybeY gene encoding rRNA maturation RNase YbeY, translated as MISLSKNFLIHCDIAEQYETQLNHTEIISAATVALYAEGLENQSIELSVAVSDDAEVRELNNSYRNVDNTTDVLSFAAEESQEDSNFALPPEAQEARYLGDIIISYPQAERQAPDFGNSTTREVQELVIHGIFHLLGYDHEKDADREVMRAKEEAAATILDGK; from the coding sequence GTGATTTCCTTAAGCAAAAATTTCTTGATACATTGTGATATAGCCGAGCAATATGAAACGCAATTGAACCACACGGAGATAATTTCTGCCGCTACCGTAGCGCTATATGCCGAAGGTTTGGAGAATCAGTCGATTGAATTATCCGTGGCGGTTAGCGACGATGCGGAAGTACGCGAACTCAATAATAGTTACCGCAATGTTGACAATACTACGGATGTGTTGAGTTTTGCGGCAGAAGAATCTCAGGAAGATAGCAATTTTGCGCTCCCCCCTGAAGCTCAGGAAGCACGTTATCTGGGAGACATTATCATCTCGTATCCGCAAGCAGAGCGACAAGCGCCTGATTTTGGGAACAGCACTACTCGCGAAGTGCAGGAGCTGGTTATTCATGGCATATTCCACTTGCTAGGCTATGACCATGAAAAAGATGCCGATCGTGAGGTAATGCGCGCTAAAGAGGAAGCTGCCGCAACAATTCTAGACGGGAAATAG